The following coding sequences are from one Musa acuminata AAA Group cultivar baxijiao chromosome BXJ1-6, Cavendish_Baxijiao_AAA, whole genome shotgun sequence window:
- the LOC135676413 gene encoding uncharacterized protein LOC135676413, which translates to MDAISSGGGGGEGWRVAPPMSAMEILRETVRILRAEPSPFMATLVILICPVSSALLSAVLVPPAASDALARRLAFLAAASGLPLARPLLQLCRHLAATLLSAAACFPLLATALLLARTSVAYSVACAYAGKKFRPADFFAAVRRTWRRLISTYLWVCASISACLALFLALLLLACKAFAALGYPPEIVVYPALLTVLAFSMAYAHTIIVCNLASVISVLEEVSGLLALLRSVRLIRGQTQAGLLMFLGSTIGMAFVEGLFEHRVKTLSYGNGSSQLWEGPLLVFMYSFVVLIDSMMSAVFYFTCRSSVMEELDGDGRALKGTQNASPEVDRC; encoded by the coding sequence ATGGACGCCATCAGCAGCGGTGGCGGAGGGGGCGAAGGATGGCGAGTGGCGCCGCCGATGAGCGCAATGGAGATCCTGCGAGAGACCGTCCGGATCCTCCGCGCTGAGCCCTCCCCCTTCATGGCCACCCTCGTCATCCTCATCTGCCCCGTCTCCAGCGCCCTCCTCTCCGCCGTCCTCGTCCCCCCTGCCGCCTCCGACGCCCTCGCCCGTCGCCTCGCCTTCCTCGCCGCCGCCAGCGGCCTCCCCCTCGCCCGCCCCCTCCTCCAACTCTGCCGCCACCTCGCTGCCACCCTCCTCTCCGCCGCCGCCTGCTTCCCCCTCCTGGCCACCGCCCTCCTCCTCGCCCGCACCTCCGTCGCCTACTCCGTCGCCTGCGCCTACGCCGGCAAGAAATTCCGCCCCGCCGACTTCTTCGCCGCCGTGCGCCGCACCTGGCGCCGCCTCATCTCCACCTACCTCTGGGTCTGCGCCTCCATCTCCGCCTGCCTCGCCCTGTTCCTCGCCCTCCTCCTGCTCGCGTGCAAGGCGTTCGCCGCGTTGGGCTACCCGCCCGAGATCGTCGTCTACCCGGCACTGCTCACCGTCCTCGCCTTCTCAATGGCATACGCCCACACCATCATCGTCTGCAACCTCGCGAGCGTGATCTCCGTCTTGGAAGAGGTCTCCGGGCTGTTGGCTTTGCTGAGGTCGGTGAGGTTGATCAGGGGGCAGACGCAGGCGGGGCTGCTGATGTTCCTCGGGTCGACGATTGGGATGGCGTTCGTGGAGGGGCTATTCGAGCATCGAGTGAAGACCTTAAGCTACGGAAACGGGTCGTCACAGCTGTGGGAGGGGCCACTTCTGGTCTTCATGTACTCCTTTGTTGTACTGATAGATTCAATGATGAGCGCAGTGTTCTACTTCACCTGTAGGTCCTCTGTCATGGAAGAATTGGATGGGGATGGCCGTGCTCTGAAAGGAACGCAGAATGCTTCTCCCGAAGTGGACCGATGCTGA
- the LOC135676412 gene encoding uncharacterized protein LOC135676412: MADPSSQPLADSQDVEEFLWVEEAEMGIPVEKFSEVFDLVRRGNRAFRDKRFEEAVSFYSKAQLLKPRDCVILSNRSAAFCRISQLLRERSARESEYQPLNGLDPTTHAELALKDAEKVISLRSNSPKAYFLKANALVLLERYEEARETIIAGLQIDPLSNLLQTYLQEMDRLAAGSVKKVKRSKPQRTDDFECTLCLKLLYEPVTTPCGHSFCRSCLHQTMDHGNKCPMCRTVLFISPRTYPISVTLNNIIQKNFPEEFAERKSEQENLTHLGVDIMPLFVMDVVLPCQKLSLNIFEPRYRLMVRRVMEGNHRMGMVGVDPSTGSIADFASEVEILECEPLPDGRFYLEVEGRRRFRILRSWDQDGYRVAEVEWIQDTLPPEDSQEREDIRQMASGAAELTKSWIKRAREVTRIGRRSRQLELLETEGIPKPQDPERFSFWLINLLNLRPSERLELLRLRDTRERISRGLIFLRAEEQGCRVQ; encoded by the exons ATGGCTGATCCTTCCTCCCAGCCACTCGCCGACTCCCAGGACGTCGAGGAGTTCCTCTGG GTGGAGGAGGCGGAGATGGGGATACCGGTGGAGAAGTTCTCCGAGGTGTTCGATCTCGTGCGCCGAGGGAATCGTGCCTTCCGCGACAAGAGGTTCGAGGAG GCAGTTTCTTTTTACTCAAAAGCTCAACTTTTGAAGCCACGAGACTGTGTCATTCTTAGCAATCGTAGTGCTGCTTTCTGCAG GATCAGTCAACTTCTTAGGGAACGATCGGCACGTGAATCTGAATATCAACCGCTAAATGGTCTAGACCCTACTACACATGCTGAG CTTGCTTTGAAGGATGCTGAAAAAGTGATAAGTCTCCGGAGCAACTCACCAAAAGCATATTTCCTAAAGGCCAATGCTCTTGTTCTG CTTGAGCGGTATGAGGAGGCACGCGAGACAATTATTGCAGGCCTTCAAATTGATCCTCTTAG CAATCTCCTCCAGACATACCTCCAAGAGATGGATAGACTTGCAGCTGGTTCAGTCAAAAAGGTCAAACGCTCAAAACCACAACGTACAGATGACTTTGAATGTACACTATGTCTCAAGTTACTGTATGAACCTGTCACCACTCCTTGTGGGCATTCATTTTGTCGCTCTTGTCTGCATCAGACTATGGACCATG GCAACAAGTGTCCTATGTGCCGGACAGTCTTATTTATTAGCCCAAGAACATATCCCATCAG CGTGACCTTAAACAATATTATACAGAAAAACTTTCCAGAAGAATTTGCAGAAAGGAAGTCTGAGCAAGAAAACTTGACGCACTTAGGAGTTGATATAATGCCTCTTTTTGTCATGGATGTTGTCCTCCCATGTCAAAAGTTGTCACTGAATATATTTGAACCTCGCTATCGGCTAATG GTGAGGAGAGTAATGGAAGGGAATCATCGGATGGGAATG GTCGGCGTTGATCCTTCAACAGGTTCAATTGCTGATTTTGCTTCTGAAGTAGAAATTCTTGA GTGTGAACCACTTCCAGATGGCCGGTTTTATTTGGAG GTAGAAGGACGAAGGCGGTTTCGTATCTTACGGTCATGGGATCAAGATGG GTATCGTGTTGCAGAAGTCGAATGGATTCAGGATACACTTCCACCAGAAGATTCCCAAGAGAGGGAGGAT ATACGGCAAATGGCCAGTGGAGCAGCAGAATTGACTAAATCATGGATCAAGCGTGCAAGAGAAGTTACAAGAATAG GTAGAAGATCAAGGCAACTGGAACTTCTTGAAACTGAAGGAATACCTAAGCCGCAAGATCCTGAACGTTTCAGTTTCTGG CTCATCAATCTGTTAAACTTGAGGCCATCTGAGAGATTGGAACTATTGCGGTTACGCGACACGAGGGAG AGGATTTCCCGTGGGCTTATCTTCCTTAGGGCTGAAGAACAAGGTTGCCGAGTCCAGTAA
- the LOC135676414 gene encoding uncharacterized protein LOC135676414 — MEKKQGFFSALREEVVRGLSPARSRSREKSTGSGRSPAAEAPALFAPRRRKGHGRHQSLSLPPDQAALVARSVSFRETLAPLMEGPDGGGSGDDDGAPTKEGWGRWVRGQLSRAPSVTSSSAGGPSSSFRRSDLRLLLGVMGAPLAPLHVSCVDPLPHLSIKNTPIETSSAQYILQQYTAASGGLKLQRSIRNAYAMGKVRMVASEFETATKVVKNRGGSSRTAESGGFVLWQMTPDMWYVELAVGGSKVHAGSNGKVVWRHTPWLGAHAARGPVRPLRRALQGLDPLTTASMFADARCIGEKKVNGEDCFILKLCADPQTLKARSEGPAEIIRHVLFGCFSQRTGLLVHMEDSHLTRIQATAGGDAVYWETTINSFLDDYRPVEGIMIAHSGRSDVTLFRFGEAAMSHTKTRMEEVWTIEEVAFNVPGLSMDCFIPPADVRCVSIGETCELAQGERGKTTTGVAHRAKVAAVEKPQDMRDRIVWRLQV, encoded by the exons ATGGAGAAGAAGCAGGGGTTCTTCTCGGCGCTGAGGGAGGAGGTGGTGCGGGGACTGTCGCCGGCGCGGTCGCGATCTCGGGAGAAGAGCACGGGAAGCGGCCGATCTCCGGCGGCGGAGGCCCCCGCGCTGTTCGCGCCGCGACGGAGGAAGGGCCACGGGCGCCACCAGTCGCTGTCGCTGCCCCCGGACCAGGCAGCGCTGGTCGCTAGGTCCGTGAGCTTCCGGGAGACGCTCGCGCCACTCATGGAGGGCCCCGACGGCGGCGGCTCCGGAGACGACGATGGGGCACCGACGAAGGAAGGGTGGGGCCGCTGGGTGAGGGGCCAGCTCTCCCGGGCCCCGTCCGTCACCTCCTCGTCCGCCGGAGGCCCGTCCTCCTCGTTCCGCCGCTCGGACCTCCGCCTCCTGCTCGGAGTCATGGGTGCGCCGCTGGCCCCCCTTCATGTTAGCTGCGTCGACCCTCTGCCTCATCTCAGCATCAAGAACACTCCCATC GAGACCTCGTCGGCTCAGTACATATTACAGCAGTACACGGCGGCGTCGGGGGGTCTGAAGCTCCAGAGATCCATCCGCAACGCCTACGCCATGGGGAAGGTGAGAATGGTGGCGTCGGAGTTTGAGACCGCGACGAAAGTCGTAAAGAACCGTGGCGGTTCGTCGCGCACCGCGGAGTCCGGCGGCTTCGTCCTCTGGCAGATGACCCCGGACATGTGGTACGTGGAGCTCGCCGTGGGCGGCAGCAAGGTCCACGCCGGCTCCAATGGCAAGGTGGTGTGGCGCCACACCCCCTGGCTCGGCGCCCATGCCGCCAGAGGCCCCGTTCGCCCCCTCCGCCGCGCGCTCCAG GGTCTTGATCCATTGACCACGGCAAGCATGTTTGCCGACGCGCGTtgcatcggggagaagaaggttAACGGGGAGGATTGCTTCATCCTCAAGCTCTGCGCCGACCCGCAGACGCTGAAAGCCCGGAGCGAAGGCCCCGCAGAGATCATCCGGCACGTCTTGTTCGGCTGCTTCAGCCAGCGTACCGGCCTCCTCGTCCACATGGAAGATTCACACCTGACGAGAATCCAAGCCACCGCCGGAGGCGATGCAGTGTACTGGGAGACCACCATCAACTCCTTCCTCGATGACTACCGCCCGGTGGAGGGAATAATGATCGCCCATTCCGGTCGCTCCGATGTCACCCTCTTCAGGTTCGGTGAGGCGGCAATGAGCCACACCAAGACGAGGATGGAGGAGGTGTGGACGATCGAGGAAGTGGCCTTCAATGTCCCCGGCCTCTCCATGGATTGCTTCATTCCTCCTGCTGACGTGAGATGCGTCTCGATCGGCGAAACCTGTGAGCTCGCTCAAGGAGAAAGAGGGAAGACGACGACCGGAGTTGCGCACCGGGCGAAGGTGGCAGCTGTTGAGAAGCCACAAGACATGCGTGACCGGATCGTTTGGAGGCTCCAAGTGTAG
- the LOC103988012 gene encoding pentatricopeptide repeat-containing protein At5g02860, whose protein sequence is MADKLSLSLSLSLPLRVPSPPPSNSKPLFHESPSPNTPPPSSTLAPILHDLLLPPQNPALPSPALRNRRRRPPPTSSRKPRLGRSHDPNRGRPWSIDPRASLRSHRALHSLVHSTSHPPPDLDDLLRPLSPSPSPDSPLEPFLTDLLAVIEGLEFHRHSDTALAVFDWARRTLGDARLFSSGVGAGRPILPVVISILGRQDRLADAAALLQCLQDHGSSADVYTYTSLITAYARKKRYREALAVFRRLEVDGCKPTIITYNVVLNVYSNLFMPWNKVAALVDAMKSNGISPDRYTYNTLISCCRRGSLYEEATEIFREMKAMGFAPDNVTYNTLLDVYGKSRRHAEALGVLHDMEAAGFSPSIVTYNSLISSYAKDGILDEAMDLKEQMEVKGIKPDVFTYTTLISGFEKAGRDELAVRIYEEMESKRCKPNLCTFNALIKMHGNRGRFTEMMRIFEEIRSIGFKPDIVTWNSLLAVFGQNGMDSEVSGVFKEMKKAGFVPERDTYNTLISAYSRCGSFDQAMEVYKRMLAAGIGPDLSTYNAVLAALARGGLWQPAEKILAEMKDGRCKPNELTYCSLLHAYANGKELDRLHALSEDIYSRTIVPHNMLLKTLVLVNSKSDLLAETERAFMELRKRGCSPDITTLNAMVSVYGRRQMVAKVDEILKFMRASGFTPSLTTFNSLINMYSRLGDFERCEKILNEIKLKGGRPDLYSYNTVIYAYGRQGRMKDASRIFSGLQASGLRPDIVTYNTFVASYVTNSMFVEAIDVVRYMIKSGCRPNENTYNSIVDGYCKQGRKDEAIAFISNLQQLDRGIPKDEQERLSERLAKSTL, encoded by the coding sequence ATGGCGGATAAGctatccctctccctctccctctccctccctctccGCGTTCCCTCCCCTCCTCCCTCCAATTCAAAGCCGCTCTTCCATGAATCCCCGTCCCCTAACACCCCTCCGCCTTCTTCCACTCTCGCCCCAATCCTCCACGACCTCCTCCTACCCCCCCAAAACCCCGCTCTTCCGTCCCCCGCCCTCCgcaaccgccgccgccgccccccgCCCACCTCCTCCCGCAAGCCTCGCCTCGGTAGGTCCCACGACCCCAACCGTGGCCGCCCGTGGTCCATCGACCCCCGCGCCTCCCTCCGCAGCCACCGCGCCCTCCACTCCCTCGTCCACTCCACGTCCCACCCGCCCCCCGACCTCGACGACCTCCTCCGCCccctctccccctccccctcccccgatTCCCCCCTCGAACCATTCCTCACCGACCTCCTCGCCGTCATCGAGGGCCTCGAGTTCCACCGCCACTCCGACACTGCCCTCGCCGTCTTCGACTGGGCCCGCCGCACCCTCGGCGACGCCCGCCTCTTCTCCTCCGGCGTCGGCGCTGGTCGACCCATCCTCCCGGTTGTCATCAGCATCCTCGGCCGCCAGGACCGCCTCGCCGATGCCGCTGCCCTGCTCCAGTGCCTTCAGGACCACGGCTCCTCCGCCGACGTCTATACCTACACCTCGCTCATCACCGCCTATGCCCGCAAGAAACGGTACCGGGAGGCGCTCGCCGTGTTCCGCCGGCTGGAGGTCGATGGTTGCAAGCCGACCATCATCACCTACAATGTTGTCCTCAACGTGTACAGCAACCTGTTCATGCCGTGGAACAAGGTGGCCGCCCTTGTCGATGCCATGAAGAGCAATGGAATTTCACCGGACAGGTACACCTATAACACCCTCATTAGCTGCTGCCGTCGTGGGTCACTCTACGAGGAGGCCACCGAGATCTTTAGAGAGATGAAAGCTATGGGCTTTGCGCCCGATAATGTCACCTACAACACGCTCCTTGACGTCTATGGGAAGTCCCGGAGGCATGCAGAGGCGTTGGGCGTTCTTCATGATATGGAAGCGGCTGGATTTTCCCCCAGCATTGTCACGTATAACTCTTTGATCTCTTCGTACGCTAAAGATGGGATCTTGGATGAGGCAATGGATCTCAAGGAGCAGATGGAGGTGAAGGGGATCAAGCCGGATGTTTTCACATACACCACTCTTATTTCCGGGTTTGAGAAGGCTGGCAGGGATGAACTTGCTGTGAGGATCTATGAGGAGATGGAGAGCAAGCGGTGCAAGCCAAACTTGTGCACCTtcaatgctttgatcaagatgcaTGGGAATCGGGGAAGATTCACAGAGATGATGAGGATCTTTGAGGAGATCAGGTCCATTGGCTTCAAGCCAGACATTGTAACTTGGAACTCGTTGTTGGCTGTGTTTGGACAAAATGGAATGGATTCAGAGGTCTCAGGAGTGTTCAAGGAGATGAAGAAGGCAGGTTTTGTGCCTGAGAGGGACACATATAATACCTTGATCAGTGCTTACAGTCGGTGTGGCTCATTTGACCAAGCTATGGAGGTTTACAAGAGGATGCTTGCTGCTGGCATTGGACCTGATCTTTCCACTTATAATGCTGTGCTAGCTGCACTTGCTCGCGGGGGGCTTTGGCAACCAGCGGAGAAGATACTTGCGGAGATGAAGGATGGGCGTTGCAAGCCTAATGAGCTTACATATTGTTCATTGCTCCATGCATATGCCAATGGGAAAGAGTTAGATCGGTTGCATGCATTATCTGAAGACATATATTCAAGGACTATCGTGCCACACAACATGCTTCTGAAAACACTGGTATTGGTCAACAGCAAGAGTGATCTTCTGGCTGAAACAGAACGAGCTTTCATGGAGCTGAGGAAGAGAGGTTGCTCCCCTGATATCACTACTTTGAATGCCATGGTCTCAGTCTATGGAAGAAGGCAAATGGTTGCAAAAGTGGATGAGATCCTCAAATTCATGAGAGCCAGTGGCTTTACTCCTAGTTTGACAACATTCAATAGTTTAATTAACATGTATAGCCGGCTGGGAGACTTTGAAAGATGTGAAAAGATTCTTAATGAAATCAAGTTGAAAGGTGGGAGGCCTGACCTTTACTCATATAACACTGTCATCTATGCCTATGGCAGGCAGGGCCGCATGAAAGATGCCTCAAGGATATTCTCAGGACTGCAGGCTTCTGGTCTTAGGCCTGATATTGTAACATATaatacttttgttgcaagttatgTGACCAATTCAATGTTTGTAGAGGCTATTGATGTAGTTCGCTACATGATCAAAAGTGGCTGCAGGCCAAATGAGAATACCTACAACTCTATAGTAGATGGGTACTGCAAACAGGGGCGGAAGGATGAAGCAATTGCTTTCATATCGAACCTTCAGCAACTAGATCGTGGAATTCCTAAGGATGAGCAAGAAAGGTTATCAGAACGACTAGCGAAAAGTACTTTGTAG